In Zunongwangia sp. HGR-M22, the sequence TTCTTTATTTGAGCTTGCTGTTAAGCGAAATCAGAAATTTTCTGATGGATTGATAGTGGTGGGAAATAAAGATAATCGCAATCTTTCAATTAAAAGTCTGGAAAAACTTGGAGTTAATAATTATTATGAAATAGTTGAAGCCACTCCTCGAAATACTGCTCCAGCTATTGCCTTTGCAGCATTTCAGGTAAAACCAGATGATATATTGGTGGTGACACCTGCCGATCATATTATCAAGGCAGATCAATTTTATGATAAAGCAGTTTCTAAGGCTATAGAGTTAGCTAAATCAGATAATATTGTAACATTTGGTGTAAAACCAACTAGGCCAGAAACTGGTTATGGGTATATTGAAAGTGATGGACAATCGGTACTTTCTTTCCGCGAAAAGCCCAACTTAGAGACCGCAAAAGATTTTCTGCATAAAGGTAATTTTTTATGGAATAGCGGAATGTTTTGCTTTAAAGCAGGGGTGTTTTTATCAGAACTTCAAAAATATGAACCCGAGGTGTATAATAATTCTAAGGAGGCTTTTGAAAAGGCGAATGATGGGATGCTTGATGAGGAATTGTCGATGCAAATCCCTTCTATAAGCGTCGATTATGCTGTAATGGAACGTAGTGAATTAATAAAGGTGGTTAATGCTGAATTCGACTGGAGCGACATGGGTAGCTTTGAAGCGGTATATGATTACTTTTTAGAGTCTGGTTATCCTGTAGATGAATATGGGAATATGGTTATTGGCTGCGATAAATTTACCGCTTTTGTTGGATTGAAAAATTGTATTTTCATAAATACTGATGATGCTATTTTGATTTTGTCGAAAAAAGCTTCGCAAGATGTAAAAGGGGTTTATCAACAACTGGTAGATAAAAATTCACCTTTAATCCAATAGAAATATTTAATTCTGCTTTTATTTTTAAGTTGCTAGCTTCTTAAGTAGAATAGATTAATATGAGTAATATTATTCCCCATAAATATGAAATTTCTGTTTCCGAACGAGCTTCTTTAAAAGGTCAGAAGCCTATTGCAGTATGGTTTAGCGGTCTTTCAGGATCTGGTAAATCTACCTTGGCTAATCTGCTGGAGAAAAAACTTTTTTCCGAAGGTTTTCATACGTACACATTGGACGGGGATAATATGAGGTGTGGACTCAATAGAGATCTAGGATTTGATCAAGAATCCAGAAATGAAAACATTAGAAGAATAGCTGAAGTTTGTAAATTGTTTTTGGATAGTGGTTTAATTGTGATTGCTGCATTTATAACCCCTAAAAAAATTGATCGGAACATTATAAAATCAACTCTTGGTGATGCATGTATAGAGATTTTTGTTGATACGCCAATAGAGATTTGTGAGAAAAGAGATGTTAAAGGTCTATATAAAAAGGCAAGGCAGGGAGAGATAAGAAATTTTACAGGAGTTACCTGTGAGTTTGAGAAGCCTACAGCACCAGATTTGCATGTAGAAACTCAAAAGGAAGAAATAGAAGAAAGCATTCGGAGAATATTTCAGTATATTCACGACCGAATAATTGAAAAATGATATGAAGAAGTATTATCTGAATTATTTAGATGAACTTGAATCGGAAGCAATTTATGTTTTACGAGAAGTCTGGGCTCAATTTGATAATCCGGTAATCTTATTTTCCGGTGGCAAAGACTCGATTCTTGTGACTCATTTAGCAAAAAAAGCGTTCTATCCAAGTAAAATACCGTTCTCGCTATTGCATGTGGATACTGGGCATAACTTTCCAGAGACCATTGCTTTTCGTGATGATCTAGTGGAGAAATTAGGCGTTAATCTTTTGGTTGGTTCTGTTCAGGAATCTATAAACCAAGGCCGGGTGCAGGAAGAAAAGGGTAAAAATGCAACTCGTAATGCATTACAAATTACCACTCTGCTCGATGCTATTGAGGCTAATAAGATTGATTGTGCCATAGGTGGTGGGAGAAGAGATGAAGAAAAGGCTAGGGCTAAAGAACGATTTTTTTCGCATAGAGACGATTTTGGACAATGGGATCCTAAAAATCAACGTCCGGAATTATGGAATCTCCTTAATGGAAAGCATTTTGAAGGAGAACATTTTAGGGCATTTCCAATAAGTAATTGGACTGAAATGGATGTTTGGAATTATATAAAACGTGAAAATATTCAAATCCCATCTTTATATTTCGCTCATGAGAGAGAGGTGGTTTGGAGAAACAATTCTTGGATTCCGGTTTCGGATTTTTTGAAATTGGAAGAGCATGAAGAAATTTTATCTAAGAAAATAAGATTTAGAACACTAGGAGACATCACAATTACTGGAGGCATAGAGTCTGATGCAGATACACTGGAAAAAATTGCAGAAGAGGTTTCTACCATGCGCAAGACAGAACGGGGCGATCGATCTGACGATAAGCGCTCAGAAACGGCTATGGAAGACAGAAAAAAACAGGGTTATTTTTAAATAAATGGGTCTTAGACCTTAAGATACAAGTTACTATGGAAATTAGTAATAATCAATTATTACGATTTACAACCGCAGGTAGTGTAGACGACGGTAAAAGTACCTTGATAGGAAGGCTTTTATACGATTCAAAATCTATATTTGAAGATCAATTAGCTTCCGTTACAGAGACGAGCTCTAAAAAGGGACATGACGGCGTCGATCTTGCTCTTTTTACGGATGGGCTTAAAGATGAAAGAGAACAGGGGATTACCATAGATGTTGCATATCGCTATTTTACTACTCCCAAAAGGAAGTTTATAATAGCAGATACACCCGGTCATATTCAGTATACAAGAAATATGGTGACAGGAGCTTCGACAGCTAATGCAGCGGTGATTCTTATTGATGCCAGAAACGGCGTTATCGAGCAAACAAAAAGACATTCTTTTATAGCTTCGCTATTAAATATTCCACATCTTGTGGTATGTGTAAATAAAATGGATCTTGTTGATTTTTCTGAAGAGGCTTTTAATAAAATTACGGCTCAATTTGAAGAATTTAGTAGTAAGTTATTAATGAAAGATGTGCGGTTTATTCCAATTAGCGCTTTAGAAGGAGATAATGTTGTGAATAAATCAGAAAATATGAACTGGTATGCTGGTGGTACTCTTTTAAACGTTCTTGAGACACTTCATATTAGTAGCGATATTAATAAGATAGATGCTAGATTTCCTGTTCAAACAGTTCTAAGACCGCAATCTGAGGAGTTTAGGGATTATAGAGGATACGCTGGTAGAATCGCTAGCGGAATTTATAGAAAAGGAGATGAAGTAGCTGTTTTACCTTCAGGATTTACTTCAAAAATTAAGTCCATCAATACAGGTGATATTGAAGTTGAAGAAGCTTTTGCTCCAATGTCTGTTTCGATTACCTTGGAAGATGATATAGATATTAGCCGAGGAGATATGATCGTGAAAAAAAATAATCAGCCGGAACCTTCTCAAGAGTTTGATGTGATGTTATGCTGGTTAAATAATGAGGCTGCGAAGCCACGTGCTAAATATCTAATTCAGCATACTTCGAATGAGGAAAGAGCAATGATTAAATCTGTGGTTTATAAGATAGATATCAATTCTTATGACCGTGAGGAAGGTGATGATAGCTTGAATATGAATGATATTGCTCGAGTGAAGATTCGGGCTACAAGAAGATTAATGATCGATTCTTATCGTGATAATAGAAATACCGGAAGCATCATTCTAATTGATGAAGGAACTAATGAAACTGTAGCTGCAGGAATGATTGTTTAATTTGGAAAATCAGTATTTAGAGATAGCAATTAAGGCAAGTTTTAAAGCGGCCAAAAAGGTAATGTCAATTTATAATGAAGGAGGCTTCGATGTAGAGTTTAAATCGGATAATTCACCTTTAACCCGAGCCGATAAAGCTGCGCACAGAATTATAAAAGAAGAGCTGGAAAAAACAGGAATTCCAATTCTTTCTGAAGAAGGAAAACATTTGTCTTACGAGGAGAGAAAAGATTGGGAGAAGCTTTGGATTGTAGATCCAATAGATGGTACTAAAGAGTTTATCAAAAAAAGTGGAGAGTTTACCATAAATATCGCTTTGATCGAACAACAAAAACCAGTGTTGGGTGTTGTATATGCTCCGGCCTTAAAGGTAATTTATTGGGGATCAAAGTCAGGATCATACAAATTAGCTAATGTTACATGTTTCGATGATTTTCAGAGTAGTTTTAAAAATAAACAGAAACTTCCTTTAAAATCTGATACAAAGAATTTTACAATTGCAGCAAGTAAATCTCATTTGACAGAAAAAACTAAAAATTTTATTGAAAAGCAAAGAAGAGAATACCCTAATGTAGAGGTTATTTCTAAAGGAAGTTCTTTAAAAATCTGTATGGTGGCTGAAGGTGTTTTGGATTGCTATCCAAGATTTGGCACGACTATGGAATGGGATACCGCCGCAGGACACGCTGTTTGTTCTTATGCACATGCCGAAATACAGGATTGGAATCAAATACCACTATTATATAATAAAAAAGATTTAAGGAACAGTGACTTTATATGTGTTTCTGCTCATTCATAAAGTAATCAACTAAAATATTATAAATGAAAATTAAGAATATCTGCTGTATAGGAGCTGGTTATGTTGGTGGGCCAACTATGTCAGTTATTGCTCAAAAATGCCCGGAAATTAATGTAACCGTAGTAGATCTTAATGAAAAAAGAATTGCTGCCTGGAACGATGAAGATGTGAATAATATTCCTATTTATGAGCCCGGTTTATCTGAAATAGTAGAGGAAGCCAGAGGTAGAAATCTATTTTTTTCTACTGAAGTGGATCAGGCGATCGATAAAGCAGATATGATTTTTATTTCGGTTAATACACCAACAAAGACCTATGGTATAGGTAAGGGAATGGCAGCTGATCTAAAGTGGATAGAATTATGTGCACGTCAAATTGCAAGGGTTGCTACTTCAGATAAAATTGTTGTTGAAAAATCTACCTTACCCGTTAGAACGGCTCAGGCATTAAAAAATATCCTTGAAAATACTGGGAATGGCGTTAATTTTCAAATTTTATCAAACCCTGAATTTTTAGCAGAAGGAACGGCAGTAGATGATTTATTAAATCCGGATAGGGTTTTAATTGGTGGCGAGATTGATACTGAAAAGGGTAGAGAAGCAATGCAAGCTTTAGTTGATGTGTATGGACATTGGGTGCCTCAAACCAATATCCTAACCACAAATGTTTGGTCTTCGGAATTATCGAAATTAACGGCTAACGCTTTTCTGGCACAACGAGTGTCTAGTATAAATGCAATGTCTGAACTTTGTGAAAAGACAGGTGCAGATGTGAATGAAGTAGCGAAAGCTGTAGGCATGGATACTAGAATTGGGCCCAAATTTCTTAAAGCTTCTGTAGGCTTTGGAGGATCTTGTTTTCAGAAAGATATTCTTAATCTCGTCTATATTTCTAAGTCTTTCGGTTTAAATGAAGTGGCTGATTATTGGGAGCAGGTGATTATCATGAATGATCATCAAAAAAGACGTTTTGCTGCTAACATTGTAAAGACACTTTATAATACAGTATCAGGAAAGAAAATTGCAATGCTAGGATGGGCTTTCAAAAAAGATACTAACGATACAAGAGAGGCTGCATCTATCTATGTCGCAGATTATCTTTTAAATGAACAGGCAGAAATTGTTGTATACGATCCTAAAGTAACTGCTGAACAAATTTATGCTGATTTGGCTTATCTAGGTTCAAGGTCTGATGAAGAAAACCGCAAACTTGTTAAAGTTGTAAATACTGCTGAAGCAGCCTGTAATGATGCTCATGCAATAGCACTGATGACAGAGTGGGATGAATTCAAAACTTTAGATTGGAAAGAAATTTATGAAAATATGCTTAAACCTGCTTTCCTTTTCGATGGAAGAAAATTATTGAGTAATAAAGAAATGGAAGATTTAGGATTTAAATTTTATGCGATTGGAAATTAATTCAATTGTTAAAAAAAGAAATTAAAATAATGATTGTTATGGATAAAACTGCTAAAATTTATATTGCAGGTCATCGTGGAATGGTAGGTGGCGCTATATGGAGAACTTTAGAAAATAAAGGCTATTCTAATTTGATAGGAAAAACTAGTAAAGAGCTTGATCTTAGAGATCAAAAGCAAGTCGCTGACTTTATTTCAAAAGAAAAGCCGGATGTTATTATAGACGCCGCAGCAAGAGTTGGTGGGATTTTAGCAAACAATGATTATCCATACCAATTTATTATGGAGAATATGCAAATCCAAAACAATCTAATTAATGCAGCACATGAACTAGATGTTGAAAAATTTGTATTCCTAGGAAGTTCTTGTATTTATCCTAAGTTAGCTCCGCAGCCATTAAAAGAAGAATATTTGCTTACTGGACCTTTGGAAGCTACTAATGAATGGTATGCGATTGCAAAGATTACGGGTGTAAAGACCTGCCAGGCAATACGCAAACAGTTTAATAAAGATTTTGTTAGTTTGATGCCTACCAATTTATATGGAACGCACGATAACTTTGATCTTAAAACTTCACATGTTTTACCTGCAATGATTCGTAAATTTCATGAAGCAAAAGAAAATGGAAATGCGCCAGTTACTTTATGGGGTAGTGGGACACCAATGAGAGAATTTTTATTTGTTGATGATATGGCTGAAAGTATTGTTTTTGCACTTGAGAATAAACTACCTGAACATTTATATAATATAGGTACCGGTATCGATATCACCATTAAAGAACTGGCGGAAACAATACAAAGAAGCGTTGGTCATACAGGTGATATTTTTTGGGATAGTTCGAAGCCAGATGGAACACCTCGTAAATTAATGGACGTTTCCAAAATGCATAATTTGGGGTGGAAACATAAAGTAGATCTAGAAGAAGGAATAGAGAGAACGTATCGATGGTTTCTTGAAAATATAGAGAACTTTAAGGAAGTAAAATTATAACGATTTAACAATCTAAACTAATACTTAAAATTTTAATTATGAAAGTCGCATTAATCACGGGTATTACAGGTCAGGATGGATCTTATTTAGCTGAGTTATTATTAGAAAAGGGCTATATGGTTCATGGTATCAAAAGAAGAGCTTCCTTATTTAATACTGATAGGATTGATCATTTGTATCAGGATCCACATGATCCAGAACAAAAGTTAAAGTTGCACTATGGTGATCTAACAGATTCTATGAATCTAACCCGTATTATACAGGAAACGCAACCTGATGAGATCTATAATTTGGGAGCGATGTCTCATGTTAAAGTGTCTTTTGACTCTCCGGAGTATGTAGGTAATGTAGATGGATTAGGGACTCTAAGAATTTTAGAAGCAGTGCGCTTATTAGGGCTAGAGAAAAAAACAAGAATTTACCAGGCTTCTACTTCTGAACTTTACGGCGGTTTACCGGAAAATAAAAATGCAAATGGCTTCTATGATGAAACATGTCCTTTTTATCCAAGGTCTCCTTACGGAGTAGCTAAAATTTACGGCTTTTGGATTACTAAGAATTACCGTGAAGCTTATGATATGTATGCTTGTAACGGAATCCTGTTTAATCACGAATCTCCGCGACGAGGTGAAACTTTTGTGACCCGAAAGATTACTCGAGCTGTAGCAAAAATAGCCCTTGGTTTACAGGATAAAATATATTTGGGGAATTTAGAAGCTCAACGAGATTGGGGACATGCTAAAGATTATGTGCGTATGATGTGGATGATATTGCAAGCTGAAAAAGCAGAAGACTGGGTAATTGCCACTGGGGTGACTACCACGGTTAGAGAATTTGTTCGTATGGCTTTTGAAGAAGTTGGGATTGAGTTAGATTTTAAAGGTAAAGGAGTTGATGAAAAAGCTTATGTTGTATCCTGTAAAGGCGAATATAAAGTCGAGATTGGAAAAGAAGTATTGTCGGTAGATCCTTCATATTTCCGTCCAACAGAGGTAGATTTATTGTTAGGAGATCCTTCTAAAGCAAAAGAAAAGCTGGGTTGGGTGCCGGAATATGATCTAAAAGGATTAGTGAAAGATATGATGAAAGGGGACATAAAGTTGATGAAAAGAGATGTAGATCTTTTAAAAGCAGGGCATAAAATTTTAAAACAGGTTGAGTAAAAGTAAAACTTTCTTTTTTTTCAAAATTTGAATTGAAAGAAAGTTTAGATGCGAATATGTTAGTAACCAAAGTTTTATTATTTGATTTTTTTCTAAATGTCCATAGCTAATAGGGTAATAAAAAATACAGGTTTTTTGTATGCCAAGATGGGGATAACTATGTTTATCTCATTGTACACTACAAGGTTGATTCTTAATGCTTTGGGGGTTACGGATTTTGGTATCTTCAATGTGGTTGGCGGAGCAATTGCAATGTTAGGTTTTCTACATGCTGCAATGGCGGGAGCTACACAGAGGTTTATGTCTTTTTATGAGGGCAAAGGAGATATAAATATGCAAAAGCGTATTTTTAATATCAGTTTTGTTCTTCATTTTTGTATAGCTTTATTTGTTGGAATATTGTTATTGTGTGCTGGATATTTTTTTTTTAGGGAATTTTTGACTATACCGGAAGAACGGATCTATGCCGCTAAGGTCGTATTTGGCTGTTTAATTATTAGTACAATGTTTACGGTCATGAGTGTGCCTTATGAAGCAATTCTTAACTCTCATGAAAATATGCTATATTATTCAATTGTAGGCGTTATAGAATCAGTATTAAAATTAACAGTTGCAATTTATGTTGTCTATACAGAAGCTGACAAATTGATAGTTTACGGAGTATTAATGGCAATTATACCAATTATCATTCTTACTGTCATGAGAATTTATTGTCATAAGAAATATGAAGAATGTACTATTTCTATTAAGAGATATTGGGATTATGTCTTTATGAAAGAAATGACAAGTTTTGCAGGATTCAATCTTTTAGGAGCTTCAAGTTCGATGATTACTCAGTATGGTTTTGGAGTAGTTTTGAATAGTTTTTTTGGACCTGTATTAAATGCAGCACAGGGAGTTGCTAATCAAATATCTGGGCAGCTTATGGTATTCTCTAATAATATGATGAAAGCCGTAAATCCCGTAATTTCAAAAAGTGAAGGGGAAGGTAATAGAGCTCTAATGCTAGATACTTCATTGATAAGCTGTAAATTTTCATATTTACTTTTAGCTTTTTTTGCTATACCTTTTATCATAGAAACTGAATTTATTTTAAAAGTTTGGTTAAAAAATATTCCAGAATGGGCAGTATTATTTGTTCGTTTGCAATTGTTGAAATCTTTAGTTGAACAATTAACTTTTATGATTAGTAGGACAGTAGTTGCACAGGGTAATATAAAAACATACACTATTGTAAAAAGTATAATAAATATTCTGCCAATAATTATCACTTATATTTTATTTAATTATGGCAGTCCACCTTATGTTCTATATATAGTTTGGATATTTTTTTGGGGTATTTTGGGTGGCTATGCAAACATTTTCTTTTCCCGTAAATTGTGTGATCTTAAATATAGTAGTTATTTTTTTAAAGTCTTTTGGCCCGTTAGTGTTATTTCATTATTGATGATAGTATCAGGGTTTTCAATAAATATCTTGTTAGATAGAGGTGTTTTGAGATTGTTATTAGTAGGATTACTCACTACAGTCACTTTCTTGTTAGTTTATTATTTCTTTTTTATAACTCAGATGGAAAAGAATATGTTAAGGAATGTAAAAAATAAAATAATTAAGTTTAAAAAATAGCTATTGACGAAATGAAATTAATTAACATAAAAAATATAATTCTTGATAAATTAAATATTATATATTTCTTATCTAGTTTCTTATCAAGCAAAGGGTATATTTATATATCATTTGCTATACCTAGGTTCAAAAAAGATAATTATAATTGGGGAGATGATATTAATTTTGAGATTGGAGAAATAATTTCTGGTAAAAAAGTGATTCCATATCGTTATAGGATTTTTAATAGTAATAATTACTTATTTATTGGTAGCGTTATACAATGGTATTGCAATTCAAACTCAGTAATATGGGGAGCAGGTTTGTTGCATGAAGTTGGAAAATTAGAAAAACCTAAAAAAGTCTTAGCTGTAAGAGGCCCTTTGACTAGATATGAACTTTTAAAATGTGGGATTGATTGTCCAGAAGTATATGGTGATCCTGCTTTAATTCTACCAAGAATCTATTATCCAAAGTTTAGGAAAAAGTACAAGATAGGACTAATTTTACATTACTCAGAGCTTAACAAAGTACAGGTCGAACTTCCATATGGTTATTCCAAAGAGGATGTACTCTTTATTAATATTTCAAATTACGGAAAATGGACAAATTTTATTGATGAAATCTTATCTTGTGAAGCTATTTTATCTAGCTCTCTTCATGGGGTGATTGTTTCAGAAGCATACAATGTACCAAATCTATGGACTGCATTTGGCTTTCACCTAGCTTCTAAGAAATCTTACTTTAAGTATAATGACTTCTATCTTTCGATAAATAAATCTATAAATGAGCCCTATTTTTATGATAATATTAGGAAGATTGACAATCTTTCAAAATATATAATGGATGAATGGGAGACTCCGGAAATAGATTTAGAACCTTTGATTTCTGCATGCCCATTTGATGATATAAATAAAGTTTTATTACCAAACAGCTTTTGATGATAAAAATAAAAGATATTCTTCCCTTTTTTATTATTGTAATTACTTTTATTTCTGTCAATCAATGGAGTGCTTTACCCTTGTCTAATGTAATGATTGAATGGTTTATTGCATTTCTTACTATTATAACAGTAATTGTTTATACTAGAAATGCAACTCTATCTATGCCTAGTAGGTATTTTCCTATGTTGTACTTATATTTTGGATGGTTAATTTTTGAAGTAATAAGGGGAGGAATTATAGCTGATGGCTATTGGGAGTATAAACAACTGATAGCAGGTTCTTTAGCTCTTTCTATTCCCGTATTCGTTTTCCCTTATTCCAATCCTTTGATTCTAGGGTACACTTTGAGAAAGTGGATGAAATATGCTTTTCCTGCGTTTTTTATATTTTTTATTTGGGTACTTAAATCTGGTAATTACCATTTTTATTTGGGGCCTGTAATTTTGCTCTGTTGTTTTTTGCCAGTACTTAAAAAAAAGTGGAGAATCATTTTTATCATTTTGTTATTGGTGATGATGTTTTCAGATCTTGGGGCACGAAGTCAAGTGATTAAATCTTTCGTAGTTCTAATACTGAATTTTGTCTATGTATTTTACAGAGTGTTATC encodes:
- the cysQ gene encoding 3'(2'),5'-bisphosphate nucleotidase CysQ, encoding MSIYNEGGFDVEFKSDNSPLTRADKAAHRIIKEELEKTGIPILSEEGKHLSYEERKDWEKLWIVDPIDGTKEFIKKSGEFTINIALIEQQKPVLGVVYAPALKVIYWGSKSGSYKLANVTCFDDFQSSFKNKQKLPLKSDTKNFTIAASKSHLTEKTKNFIEKQRREYPNVEVISKGSSLKICMVAEGVLDCYPRFGTTMEWDTAAGHAVCSYAHAEIQDWNQIPLLYNKKDLRNSDFICVSAHS
- a CDS encoding MATE family efflux transporter, with protein sequence MSIANRVIKNTGFLYAKMGITMFISLYTTRLILNALGVTDFGIFNVVGGAIAMLGFLHAAMAGATQRFMSFYEGKGDINMQKRIFNISFVLHFCIALFVGILLLCAGYFFFREFLTIPEERIYAAKVVFGCLIISTMFTVMSVPYEAILNSHENMLYYSIVGVIESVLKLTVAIYVVYTEADKLIVYGVLMAIIPIIILTVMRIYCHKKYEECTISIKRYWDYVFMKEMTSFAGFNLLGASSSMITQYGFGVVLNSFFGPVLNAAQGVANQISGQLMVFSNNMMKAVNPVISKSEGEGNRALMLDTSLISCKFSYLLLAFFAIPFIIETEFILKVWLKNIPEWAVLFVRLQLLKSLVEQLTFMISRTVVAQGNIKTYTIVKSIINILPIIITYILFNYGSPPYVLYIVWIFFWGILGGYANIFFSRKLCDLKYSSYFFKVFWPVSVISLLMIVSGFSINILLDRGVLRLLLVGLLTTVTFLLVYYFFFITQMEKNMLRNVKNKIIKFKK
- a CDS encoding GDP-L-fucose synthase family protein translates to MDKTAKIYIAGHRGMVGGAIWRTLENKGYSNLIGKTSKELDLRDQKQVADFISKEKPDVIIDAAARVGGILANNDYPYQFIMENMQIQNNLINAAHELDVEKFVFLGSSCIYPKLAPQPLKEEYLLTGPLEATNEWYAIAKITGVKTCQAIRKQFNKDFVSLMPTNLYGTHDNFDLKTSHVLPAMIRKFHEAKENGNAPVTLWGSGTPMREFLFVDDMAESIVFALENKLPEHLYNIGTGIDITIKELAETIQRSVGHTGDIFWDSSKPDGTPRKLMDVSKMHNLGWKHKVDLEEGIERTYRWFLENIENFKEVKL
- the cysD gene encoding sulfate adenylyltransferase subunit CysD; this translates as MKKYYLNYLDELESEAIYVLREVWAQFDNPVILFSGGKDSILVTHLAKKAFYPSKIPFSLLHVDTGHNFPETIAFRDDLVEKLGVNLLVGSVQESINQGRVQEEKGKNATRNALQITTLLDAIEANKIDCAIGGGRRDEEKARAKERFFSHRDDFGQWDPKNQRPELWNLLNGKHFEGEHFRAFPISNWTEMDVWNYIKRENIQIPSLYFAHEREVVWRNNSWIPVSDFLKLEEHEEILSKKIRFRTLGDITITGGIESDADTLEKIAEEVSTMRKTERGDRSDDKRSETAMEDRKKQGYF
- a CDS encoding nucleotide sugar dehydrogenase, coding for MKIKNICCIGAGYVGGPTMSVIAQKCPEINVTVVDLNEKRIAAWNDEDVNNIPIYEPGLSEIVEEARGRNLFFSTEVDQAIDKADMIFISVNTPTKTYGIGKGMAADLKWIELCARQIARVATSDKIVVEKSTLPVRTAQALKNILENTGNGVNFQILSNPEFLAEGTAVDDLLNPDRVLIGGEIDTEKGREAMQALVDVYGHWVPQTNILTTNVWSSELSKLTANAFLAQRVSSINAMSELCEKTGADVNEVAKAVGMDTRIGPKFLKASVGFGGSCFQKDILNLVYISKSFGLNEVADYWEQVIIMNDHQKRRFAANIVKTLYNTVSGKKIAMLGWAFKKDTNDTREAASIYVADYLLNEQAEIVVYDPKVTAEQIYADLAYLGSRSDEENRKLVKVVNTAEAACNDAHAIALMTEWDEFKTLDWKEIYENMLKPAFLFDGRKLLSNKEMEDLGFKFYAIGN
- the cysC gene encoding adenylyl-sulfate kinase; protein product: MSNIIPHKYEISVSERASLKGQKPIAVWFSGLSGSGKSTLANLLEKKLFSEGFHTYTLDGDNMRCGLNRDLGFDQESRNENIRRIAEVCKLFLDSGLIVIAAFITPKKIDRNIIKSTLGDACIEIFVDTPIEICEKRDVKGLYKKARQGEIRNFTGVTCEFEKPTAPDLHVETQKEEIEESIRRIFQYIHDRIIEK
- a CDS encoding mannose-1-phosphate guanylyltransferase, with protein sequence MGATYHVVLTGGVGSRLWPLSRKSRPKQYLEIFKNDSLFELAVKRNQKFSDGLIVVGNKDNRNLSIKSLEKLGVNNYYEIVEATPRNTAPAIAFAAFQVKPDDILVVTPADHIIKADQFYDKAVSKAIELAKSDNIVTFGVKPTRPETGYGYIESDGQSVLSFREKPNLETAKDFLHKGNFLWNSGMFCFKAGVFLSELQKYEPEVYNNSKEAFEKANDGMLDEELSMQIPSISVDYAVMERSELIKVVNAEFDWSDMGSFEAVYDYFLESGYPVDEYGNMVIGCDKFTAFVGLKNCIFINTDDAILILSKKASQDVKGVYQQLVDKNSPLIQ
- a CDS encoding polysaccharide pyruvyl transferase family protein, encoding MKLINIKNIILDKLNIIYFLSSFLSSKGYIYISFAIPRFKKDNYNWGDDINFEIGEIISGKKVIPYRYRIFNSNNYLFIGSVIQWYCNSNSVIWGAGLLHEVGKLEKPKKVLAVRGPLTRYELLKCGIDCPEVYGDPALILPRIYYPKFRKKYKIGLILHYSELNKVQVELPYGYSKEDVLFINISNYGKWTNFIDEILSCEAILSSSLHGVIVSEAYNVPNLWTAFGFHLASKKSYFKYNDFYLSINKSINEPYFYDNIRKIDNLSKYIMDEWETPEIDLEPLISACPFDDINKVLLPNSF
- the cysN gene encoding sulfate adenylyltransferase subunit CysN — encoded protein: MEISNNQLLRFTTAGSVDDGKSTLIGRLLYDSKSIFEDQLASVTETSSKKGHDGVDLALFTDGLKDEREQGITIDVAYRYFTTPKRKFIIADTPGHIQYTRNMVTGASTANAAVILIDARNGVIEQTKRHSFIASLLNIPHLVVCVNKMDLVDFSEEAFNKITAQFEEFSSKLLMKDVRFIPISALEGDNVVNKSENMNWYAGGTLLNVLETLHISSDINKIDARFPVQTVLRPQSEEFRDYRGYAGRIASGIYRKGDEVAVLPSGFTSKIKSINTGDIEVEEAFAPMSVSITLEDDIDISRGDMIVKKNNQPEPSQEFDVMLCWLNNEAAKPRAKYLIQHTSNEERAMIKSVVYKIDINSYDREEGDDSLNMNDIARVKIRATRRLMIDSYRDNRNTGSIILIDEGTNETVAAGMIV
- the gmd gene encoding GDP-mannose 4,6-dehydratase; the encoded protein is MKVALITGITGQDGSYLAELLLEKGYMVHGIKRRASLFNTDRIDHLYQDPHDPEQKLKLHYGDLTDSMNLTRIIQETQPDEIYNLGAMSHVKVSFDSPEYVGNVDGLGTLRILEAVRLLGLEKKTRIYQASTSELYGGLPENKNANGFYDETCPFYPRSPYGVAKIYGFWITKNYREAYDMYACNGILFNHESPRRGETFVTRKITRAVAKIALGLQDKIYLGNLEAQRDWGHAKDYVRMMWMILQAEKAEDWVIATGVTTTVREFVRMAFEEVGIELDFKGKGVDEKAYVVSCKGEYKVEIGKEVLSVDPSYFRPTEVDLLLGDPSKAKEKLGWVPEYDLKGLVKDMMKGDIKLMKRDVDLLKAGHKILKQVE